Proteins from a genomic interval of Haliaeetus albicilla chromosome 13, bHalAlb1.1, whole genome shotgun sequence:
- the LOC104321118 gene encoding cullin-9-like isoform X4, protein MKADVRSLTQRAGRQMAETGAPESSILNTIHVLSAYASIGSLAGAFKETGALDLLMKMLCHKEKQIRRSAGKMLRALASHDAGSWAYVLLSLSQQDGIEQHMDFDSRYTLLELFAETTSSEEHCMSFEGIHLPQIPGKLLFVLVKRYLCVTSLMDKLSSGVEQGGEQQDCVVRSPLAEERSRVKQEFEFSMAMANLILELVHVMGWDHGHKPEPLPQQELRPRTTRSIFQHRATSCTVAQAAPAPPPKEPSIFKTRSAFPSRSSYVEYVQANLARGMRVRMLEDYEQVSAGDEGDFRQSNDGTPPVQVYWQALGCTYWVHWHMVEIIGPSGQEEHEGQEKVSALTRNHKLAAVAQPFFCKPFGGLYSLPYLGEQPAKAAEALSRAEWWELLFFVKKLEVQEQKEIISLIQQDQGEQLSEVDEEALIQLSVPAELAQKMLRVLEQRCQGSAQCDLRGSHVYAKYFLGRGAEQDGGGGPAVSSEGAGCRSAGPEATAAKEDLSAATVPPQAPAVAAKSDSQLFSELLEREGLFFPEVTEEQIKALGSCEGASERGSLAKIAAVVDVVQSSSSEVGLRLAGLKHIVKILEEEPEPEQQVGRAQGGLGTRSVGEKLAKVAAELLSAEAAEKALVAVTLRLLAVLMAKYDWRVPFATEGGVRAVLACMRQHASSALVQQAGLAALKVLVGAAAGEPGGAGGKPLNHADAQMMREIFASIGSASSEGSSGLLSAIPAAVSTLQRVPGGSSGVRNGLLVVNMLMDGHRGLAEQLASCDLPRVLQSCWRDGQSAGCPHAMLALGAINRLAEHRLPPGPETAGREAPLDLRGVRTLLGGLGDGVLSKEVVVALERQLCGEGPVPSGEAARLLRDPRCFRLLLRSFELLGAEKGVSLSILRILNKFLDGYQEDVLPWHECVEPCLSSLSAHSSDREVVQEVVGFLHRLATASKDCAVVMCRVGTREALSKALDKHGTAPALAPALLDLVIDCEKYASLYKKLTTSILAGCIQLVLGQIEEHRRSHRPIGIPFFDVFLHNLCRGSSVEVKEDKCWEKVQVSSNPHRASKLTDRNPKTYWESNGSTGSHFITVHMQCGVVVREMSMLVASEDSSYMPARVVVLGGDSPATVRTELNAVTVLPSDSRVILLENMTRFWPVIQIRVKRCQQGGIDTRVRGIEVLGPKPTFWPIFKEQLCRRTFLSCTARAHAWCQEICRDRGRLLQLFGRLNRALQHEQGFADRFLPDDEAARALGRTCWEALVNPLVQSITSPDPCGISPLAWLLSEYLESVEPPGCAASRGAVFGSRVRRLTQLLVHVDPGGGLEPEEARTAGGKEGKNKEVPARAAKVAVEKSSSLRDISQCWRGVVQQQVQRFLEAAGQAPDLVERYCGLYQRLRGATEELFGQQAAFVLALGQGFAGALLQLSFLTTLHVSEQFARYLDVQIQELHGAAGSAGPLRRLQRILEPFVVFSGLELAHTFEHFYRHYLGDRLLAQGPSWLEGAIVEQIGLCFPSRFPQEMLSNLAESEELQQQFYLFQLQERDKRLLELDTDLDEAPGTASAADGPEVKVLALSPRCWPVSPFCYMDEPGRFFSAALSSPLDEFADFCRRSQSQLGWECTKPRRLQWTWLGHAELRFGDCVLHVSTLQMYILLCFNSAEEVAVEALLQATGLPADLVHHALTPLTHGEGVLVQSCTPGAPGALRLNQAALARASGRHLRLLPRQRYLRAERADVSALERKRNVLCCLITRILKLEKQLHIDNLVFRVIDACQKGELGPGLQFPSFCCHSVDVLSCVLHLLNQGYLRRQEERPHVLEYISAEPTTPPTSQVQPQVAFQTVEIKTAASPASAEKRQTFSTFR, encoded by the exons ATGAAGGCTGATGTCAGGAGCCTGACGCAGCGAGCTGGCCGGCAGATGGCCGAGACCGGGGCCCCGGAGTCCTCCATCCTCAACACCATCCATGTGCTGAGCGCGTACGCCAGCATTGGCTCGCTGGCGGGCGCCTTCAAGGAGACGGGAGCCCTCGACTTGCTGATGAAGATGCTGTGCCACAAGGAGAAGCAAATCCGCCGCAGTGCCGGCAAGATGCTGAGGGCCCTCGCTTCGCACGATGCAg GGAGCTGGGCCTATGTCCTGCTGTCGCTGAGCCAGCAGGATGGCATTGAGCAGCACATGGACTTCGACAGTCGCTACACCTTGCTGGAGCTGTTTGCCGAGACAACATCCTCTGAAGAGCACTGCATGTCCTTTGAGGGGATTCACCTTCCCCAG ATCCCCGGGAAGCTGCTGTTCGTTCTGGTGAAGCGCTACCTGTGTGTCACTTCTCTGATGGACAAGCTCAGCAGTGGCgtggagcagggaggggagcagcaggactGCGTTGTGCGGAGCCCGCTCGCTGAGGAGAGGAGCCGTGTGAAGCAGGAGTTTGAGTTCAGCATGGCTATGGCAAACCTTATCTTGGAGCTGGTGCACGTGATGGGCTGGGACCACGGCCACAAGCCAGAGCCACTGCCCCAACAGGAGCTGCGGCCTCGCACCACCCGCTCCATCTTCCAGCATAGGGCCACATCCTGCACCGTTGCTcaggcagcccctgctcccccacCAAAAGAGCCCAGCATCTTCAAGACGCGCTCGGCCTTCCCAAGCCGCAGCAGCTACGTGGAGTACGTGCAGGCAAACCTGGCGCGTGGCATGAGGGTACGCATGCTGGAGGACTATGAGCAGGTCAGCGCGGGGGATGAGGGTGACTTCCGCCAGAGCAACGACGGCACGCCGCCCGTGCAG GTGTACTGGCAAGCCCTGGGCTGTACCTACTGGGTTCACTGGCACATGGTGGAGATTATCGGCCCTTCGGGGCAAGAGGAGCATGAGGGCCAGGAGAAGGTGTCCGCCCTGACACGCAACCACAAATTGGCAGCAG tTGCGCAGCCGTTTTTCTGCAAGCCCTTTGGGGGCCTGTACTCTCTGCCTTACCTGGGGGAGCAGCCGGCCAAGGCTGCAGAGGCCCTGAGCCGTGCCGAGTGGTGGGAGCTGCTCTTCTTTGTGAAGAAGCTGGAAGTGCAGGAGCAGAAAGAGATCATCTCTCTCATCCAGCAGGACCAGGGGGAGCAG CTGTCGGAGGTGGATGAAGAAGCCCTGATCCAGCTGTCAGTACCTGCGGAGCTGGCCCAGAAGATGCTGCGGGTCTTGGAGCAGCGGTGCCAGGGCAGCGCTCAGTGTGACCTGCGCGGCTCCCACGTCTACGCCAAATACTTCCTCGGCAGGGGGGCCGAGCAGGATGGCGGGGGTGGCCCCGCGGTGTCCTCGGAGGGTGCCGGCTGCAGGAGCGCTGGCCCTGAAGCCACAGCGGCGAAGGAAGACCTTTCCGCAGCCACAGTGCCGCCCCAAGCCCCCGCTGTGGCGGCCAAGTCGGATTCCCAGCTGTTCAGCGAGCTCCTGGAGAGGGAAGGGCTGTTCTTCCCCGAGGTGACGGAGGAGCAGATCAAAG CGTTGGGCAGCTGCGAGGGGGCGAGCGAGAGGGGCTCGCTGGCCAAGATCGCAGCCGTGGTGGACGTGGTCCAGAGCAGCAGCTCGGAGGTGGGGCTGCGCTTAGCTGGGCTCAAGCACATCGTGAAGATCCTGGAGGAGGAGCCCGAGCCCGAGCAGCAAGTCGGCAGAGCCCAGGGCGGGCTGGGGACCAGGAGCGTTGG GGAGAAGCTGGCGAAGGTGGCGGCGGAGCTGCTGAGCGCCGAGGCGGCAGAGAAGGCCCTGGTGGCGGTGACGCTGCGGCTGCTGGCCGTGCTCATGGCAAAGTACGACTGGCGCGTGCCGTTCGCCACGGAGGGCGGCGTGCGGGCTGTGCTGGCCTGCATGCGGCAGCACGCCTCCTCTGCCCTGGTGCAGCAGGCCGGCCTGGCG GCCCTGAAGGTGTTGGTGGGAGCCGCGGCCGGTGAGCCGGGAGGTGCCGGTGGGAAGCCCCTGAACCACGCCGACGCGCAGATGATGCGGGAGATCTTTGCCAGCATCGGGTCTGCCTCCAGCGAGGGCTCGTCCGGCCTGCTGAGTGCCATCCCTGCTGCCGTCAGCACCCTGCAGAGGGTCCCAGG GGGCTCCTCAGGTGTGCGGAACGGCTTGCTGGTGGTGAACATGCTGATGGACGGCCACCGGGGCCTGGCGGAGCAGCTGGCGAGCTGCGATCTCCCcagggtgctgcagagctgctggcgGGACGGGCAGAGCGCCGGCTGCCCTCACGCGATGCTGGCCCTCGGCGCCATCAACCGCCTCGCGGAGCACCGGCTGCCCCCGGGCCCGGAGACGGCAG GCAGAGAGGCCCCGCTGGACCTGAGGGGCGTGCGGACGCTGCTGGGCGGCCTGGGGGACGGCGTCTTGTCcaaggaggtggtggtggcacTGGAGCGGCAGCTCTGCGGCGAAGGCCCCGTCCCCTCCGGCGAGGCGGCCCGGCTGCTGCGGGACCCCAGATGCTTCAGGCTGCTGCTGCGCAGCTTCGAGCTGCTGGGGGCGGAGAAGGGCGTGAGCCTGAGCATCCTCAG GATCCTGAACAAGTTCCTGGACGGTTACCAGGAGGACGTGCTGCCCTGGCACGAGTGTGTGGAGCCCTGTTTGTCCTCCCTGAGCGCCCACAGCAGCGACCGGGAG GTGGTGCAGGAGGTGGTCGGCTTCCTGCACCGGCTGGCCACCGCCAGCAAGGACTGCGCGGTGGTGATGTGCCGCGTGGGCACCCGCGAGGCTCTGTCCAAAGCCCTGGACAAGCACGGCACGGCTCCGGCGCTGGCGCCAGCCCTGCTCGACCTGGTGATCGACTGCGAGAAGTACGCCAGCCTCTACAAGAAGCTGACGACCAGCATCTTGGCCGGCTGCATCCAG CTGGTCCTGGGGCAGATTGAGGAGCACCGCCGGAGCCACCGGCCCATCGGCATCCCCTTCTTTGACGTCTTTCTGCACAACCTGTGCCGAG GCTCCAGCGTGGAGGTGAAGGAGGACAAGTGTTGGGAGAAGGTGCAGGTCTCCTCCAACCCCCACCGGGCCAGCAAGCTCACGGACAGGAACCCCAAGACCTACTGGGAGTCGAACGGCAGCACCGGCTCCCACTTCATCACCGTCCACATGCAGTGCGGCGTGGTGGTCAG GGAGATGAGCATGCTGGTGGCCAGCGAGGACTCCAGCTACATGCCGGCCCGCGTCGTGGTGCTGGGGGGAGACAGCCCAGCCACCGTCAGGACGGAGCTCAACGCG GTGACCGTCCTGCCCTCGGACAGCAGAGTGATCCTGCTGGAGAACATGACCCGCTTCTGGCCCGTCATCCAGATCCGGGTGAAGCGGTGCCAGCAG GGCGGCATTGACACACGTGTGCGTGGCATCGAGGTGCTGGGTCCCAAGCCGACTTTCTGGCCCATCTTCAAGGAGCAGCTGTGCCGGCGGACGTTCCTCTCCTGCACTGCTCGGGCTCACGCCTGGTGCCAGGAGATCTGCCGTGACCGGGGGCGACTGCTGCAGCTCTTCGGCAG GCTGAACCGGGCGCTGCAGCACGAGCAGGGCTTCGCCGACCGCTTCCTTCCCGACGACGAGGCGGCCCGCGCCTTGGGCAGGACGTGCTGGGAGGCCCTGGTGAACCCCTTGGTGCAGAGCATCACCAGCCCAG ACCCGTGCGGCATCAGCCCCCTGGCCTGGCTGCTGAGCGAGTACCTGGAGAGCGTGGAGCCGCCCGGCTGCGCCGCGAGCCGCGGTGCCGTCTTTGGTTCCCGTGTGCGGCGCCTGACCCAGCTCCTGGTGCACGTGGACCCCGGCGGCGGCCTGGAGCCGGAGGAGGCGAGGACAGCCG gcgggaaggaggggaagaacaAGGAGGTGCCGGCCAGGGCTGCGAAGGTGGCGGTGGAGAAGTCGAGCAGCCTGCGGGACATCTCGCAGTGCTGGCGTGGCGTGGTGCAGCAGCAG GTGCAGCGGTTCCTGGAGGCGGCGGGGCAGGCGCCGGACCTCGTGGAGCGATACTGCGGGCTGTACCAGCGCCTGCGCGGCGCCACGGAGGAGCTCTTCGGGCAGCAGGCCGCCTTCGTGCTGGCCCTGGGCCAGGGCTTCGCGGGGGCTTTGCTGCAGCTCTCCTTCCTTACCACCCTGCAC GTGAGCGAGCAGTTCGCCCGCTACCTTGACGTGCAGATCCAGGAGCTCCACGGGGCTGCGGGCAGCGCGGGGCCGCTGCGGCGGCTGCAGCGGATCCTGGAGCCCTTCGTCGTCTTCAGCGGCCTGGAGCTCGCCCACACCTTCGAGCACTTCTACCG GCACTACCTGGGGGACCGGCTCCTGGCGCAAGGGCCGTCGTGGCTGGAAGGAGCCATCGTGGAGCAGATCGGGCTGTGCTTCCCCAGCCGCTTCCCCCAAGAGATGCTGAGCAACTTGGCCGAGTCGGAGGAGCTCCAGCAGCAGTTCtacctcttccagctgcaggagcGGGACAAgcggctgctggagctggacaCGGACCTGGACGAG GCACCGGGGACGGCCTCGGCGGCGGACGGGCCAGAGGTGAAGGTGCTAGCCCTGTCCCCGCGCTGCTGGCCCGTTTCCCCGTTCTGCTACATGGATGAACCCGGGAGGTTTTTCTCGGCGGCGCTGAGCTCCCCGCTGGACGAATTCGCCGACTTCTGCCGGCGGA GCCAGagccagctgggctgggagTGCACGAAGCCCCGGCGGTTGCAGTGGACGTGGCTGGGCCACGCCGAGCTGCGGTTTGGAGACTGCGTCCTCCACGTGTCCACGCTGCAGATGTACATCCTGCTGTGCTTCAACAGCGCCGAG GAGGTGGCCGTGGAGGCCCTGCTGCAGGCTACGGGGCTCCCCGCTGACCTGGTGCACCACGCGCTGACGCCGCTGACCCACGGCGAGGGCGTCCTGGTGCAGAGCTGCACGCCGGGAG CTCCAGGTGCGCTGCGGCTGAACCAGGCGGCCCTGGCCCGTGCCTCTGGCCGCCACCTGAGGCTGCTGCCCCGGCAGAGGTA
- the LOC104321118 gene encoding cullin-9-like isoform X3: MVNERHNGNLLVHLGAKLQAYPEELLRQRRGYDGQPEYLIQWSIISLEERAVEGSSASSAETKPENISMWMSAEEVCASCPALLGKRKLEGQWVKEEKAASPFAADVPLDEASLLEMKADVRSLTQRAGRQMAETGAPESSILNTIHVLSAYASIGSLAGAFKETGALDLLMKMLCHKEKQIRRSAGKMLRALASHDAGSWAYVLLSLSQQDGIEQHMDFDSRYTLLELFAETTSSEEHCMSFEGIHLPQIPGKLLFVLVKRYLCVTSLMDKLSSGVEQGGEQQDCVVRSPLAEERSRVKQEFEFSMAMANLILELVHVMGWDHGHKPEPLPQQELRPRTTRSIFQHRATSCTVAQAAPAPPPKEPSIFKTRSAFPSRSSYVEYVQANLARGMRVRMLEDYEQVSAGDEGDFRQSNDGTPPVQVYWQALGCTYWVHWHMVEIIGPSGQEEHEGQEKVSALTRNHKLAAVAQPFFCKPFGGLYSLPYLGEQPAKAAEALSRAEWWELLFFVKKLEVQEQKEIISLIQQDQGEQLSEVDEEALIQLSVPAELAQKMLRVLEQRCQGSAQCDLRGSHVYAKYFLGRGAEQDGGGGPAVSSEGAGCRSAGPEATAAKEDLSAATVPPQAPAVAAKSDSQLFSELLEREGLFFPEVTEEQIKALGSCEGASERGSLAKIAAVVDVVQSSSSEVGLRLAGLKHIVKILEEEPEPEQQVGRAQGGLGTRSVGEKLAKVAAELLSAEAAEKALVAVTLRLLAVLMAKYDWRVPFATEGGVRAVLACMRQHASSALVQQAGLAALKVLVGAAAGEPGGAGGKPLNHADAQMMREIFASIGSASSEGSSGLLSAIPAAVSTLQRVPGGSSGVRNGLLVVNMLMDGHRGLAEQLASCDLPRVLQSCWRDGQSAGCPHAMLALGAINRLAEHRLPPGPETAGREAPLDLRGVRTLLGGLGDGVLSKEVVVALERQLCGEGPVPSGEAARLLRDPRCFRLLLRSFELLGAEKGVSLSILRILNKFLDGYQEDVLPWHECVEPCLSSLSAHSSDREVVQEVVGFLHRLATASKDCAVVMCRVGTREALSKALDKHGTAPALAPALLDLVIDCEKYASLYKKLTTSILAGCIQLVLGQIEEHRRSHRPIGIPFFDVFLHNLCRGSSVEVKEDKCWEKVQVSSNPHRASKLTDRNPKTYWESNGSTGSHFITVHMQCGVVVREMSMLVASEDSSYMPARVVVLGGDSPATVRTELNAVTVLPSDSRVILLENMTRFWPVIQIRVKRCQQEQLCRRTFLSCTARAHAWCQEICRDRGRLLQLFGRLNRALQHEQGFADRFLPDDEAARALGRTCWEALVNPLVQSITSPDPCGISPLAWLLSEYLESVEPPGCAASRGAVFGSRVRRLTQLLVHVDPGGGLEPEEARTAGGKEGKNKEVPARAAKVAVEKSSSLRDISQCWRGVVQQQVQRFLEAAGQAPDLVERYCGLYQRLRGATEELFGQQAAFVLALGQGFAGALLQLSFLTTLHVSEQFARYLDVQIQELHGAAGSAGPLRRLQRILEPFVVFSGLELAHTFEHFYRHYLGDRLLAQGPSWLEGAIVEQIGLCFPSRFPQEMLSNLAESEELQQQFYLFQLQERDKRLLELDTDLDEAPGTASAADGPEVKVLALSPRCWPVSPFCYMDEPGRFFSAALSSPLDEFADFCRRSQSQLGWECTKPRRLQWTWLGHAELRFGDCVLHVSTLQMYILLCFNSAEEVAVEALLQATGLPADLVHHALTPLTHGEGVLVQSCTPGAPGALRLNQAALARASGRHLRLLPRQRYLRAERADVSALERKRNVLCCLITRILKLEKQLHIDNLVFRVIDACQKGELGPGLQFPSFCCHSVDVLSCVLHLLNQGYLRRQEERPHVLEYISAEPTTPPTSQVQPQVAFQTVEIKTAASPASAEKRQTFSTFR, translated from the exons ATGGTGAATGAGAGGCATAATGGCAACCTGCTTGTGCACCTGGGAGCCAAACTGCAGGCCTACCCGGAGGAGCTGCTCCGGCAGCGGCGAGGCTACGACGGCCAGCCCGAGTACCTGATCCAGTGGAGCATCATCAGCTTGGAAGAGAGAGCAGTGGAAGGCAGCAGTGCCTCCTCCGCAGAGACCAAGCCGGAGAACATCTCGATGTGGATGTCTGCAGAAGAGGTCTGTGCCAGCTGCCCGGCGCTGCTGGGCAAGAGGAAGCTGGAAGGGCAGTGGGTGAAAGAGGAGAAGGCAGCCAGCCCGTTCGCTGCAGATGTCCCGCTGGATGAAGCCTCGCTGCTGGAGATGAAGGCTGATGTCAGGAGCCTGACGCAGCGAGCTGGCCGGCAGATGGCCGAGACCGGGGCCCCGGAGTCCTCCATCCTCAACACCATCCATGTGCTGAGCGCGTACGCCAGCATTGGCTCGCTGGCGGGCGCCTTCAAGGAGACGGGAGCCCTCGACTTGCTGATGAAGATGCTGTGCCACAAGGAGAAGCAAATCCGCCGCAGTGCCGGCAAGATGCTGAGGGCCCTCGCTTCGCACGATGCAg GGAGCTGGGCCTATGTCCTGCTGTCGCTGAGCCAGCAGGATGGCATTGAGCAGCACATGGACTTCGACAGTCGCTACACCTTGCTGGAGCTGTTTGCCGAGACAACATCCTCTGAAGAGCACTGCATGTCCTTTGAGGGGATTCACCTTCCCCAG ATCCCCGGGAAGCTGCTGTTCGTTCTGGTGAAGCGCTACCTGTGTGTCACTTCTCTGATGGACAAGCTCAGCAGTGGCgtggagcagggaggggagcagcaggactGCGTTGTGCGGAGCCCGCTCGCTGAGGAGAGGAGCCGTGTGAAGCAGGAGTTTGAGTTCAGCATGGCTATGGCAAACCTTATCTTGGAGCTGGTGCACGTGATGGGCTGGGACCACGGCCACAAGCCAGAGCCACTGCCCCAACAGGAGCTGCGGCCTCGCACCACCCGCTCCATCTTCCAGCATAGGGCCACATCCTGCACCGTTGCTcaggcagcccctgctcccccacCAAAAGAGCCCAGCATCTTCAAGACGCGCTCGGCCTTCCCAAGCCGCAGCAGCTACGTGGAGTACGTGCAGGCAAACCTGGCGCGTGGCATGAGGGTACGCATGCTGGAGGACTATGAGCAGGTCAGCGCGGGGGATGAGGGTGACTTCCGCCAGAGCAACGACGGCACGCCGCCCGTGCAG GTGTACTGGCAAGCCCTGGGCTGTACCTACTGGGTTCACTGGCACATGGTGGAGATTATCGGCCCTTCGGGGCAAGAGGAGCATGAGGGCCAGGAGAAGGTGTCCGCCCTGACACGCAACCACAAATTGGCAGCAG tTGCGCAGCCGTTTTTCTGCAAGCCCTTTGGGGGCCTGTACTCTCTGCCTTACCTGGGGGAGCAGCCGGCCAAGGCTGCAGAGGCCCTGAGCCGTGCCGAGTGGTGGGAGCTGCTCTTCTTTGTGAAGAAGCTGGAAGTGCAGGAGCAGAAAGAGATCATCTCTCTCATCCAGCAGGACCAGGGGGAGCAG CTGTCGGAGGTGGATGAAGAAGCCCTGATCCAGCTGTCAGTACCTGCGGAGCTGGCCCAGAAGATGCTGCGGGTCTTGGAGCAGCGGTGCCAGGGCAGCGCTCAGTGTGACCTGCGCGGCTCCCACGTCTACGCCAAATACTTCCTCGGCAGGGGGGCCGAGCAGGATGGCGGGGGTGGCCCCGCGGTGTCCTCGGAGGGTGCCGGCTGCAGGAGCGCTGGCCCTGAAGCCACAGCGGCGAAGGAAGACCTTTCCGCAGCCACAGTGCCGCCCCAAGCCCCCGCTGTGGCGGCCAAGTCGGATTCCCAGCTGTTCAGCGAGCTCCTGGAGAGGGAAGGGCTGTTCTTCCCCGAGGTGACGGAGGAGCAGATCAAAG CGTTGGGCAGCTGCGAGGGGGCGAGCGAGAGGGGCTCGCTGGCCAAGATCGCAGCCGTGGTGGACGTGGTCCAGAGCAGCAGCTCGGAGGTGGGGCTGCGCTTAGCTGGGCTCAAGCACATCGTGAAGATCCTGGAGGAGGAGCCCGAGCCCGAGCAGCAAGTCGGCAGAGCCCAGGGCGGGCTGGGGACCAGGAGCGTTGG GGAGAAGCTGGCGAAGGTGGCGGCGGAGCTGCTGAGCGCCGAGGCGGCAGAGAAGGCCCTGGTGGCGGTGACGCTGCGGCTGCTGGCCGTGCTCATGGCAAAGTACGACTGGCGCGTGCCGTTCGCCACGGAGGGCGGCGTGCGGGCTGTGCTGGCCTGCATGCGGCAGCACGCCTCCTCTGCCCTGGTGCAGCAGGCCGGCCTGGCG GCCCTGAAGGTGTTGGTGGGAGCCGCGGCCGGTGAGCCGGGAGGTGCCGGTGGGAAGCCCCTGAACCACGCCGACGCGCAGATGATGCGGGAGATCTTTGCCAGCATCGGGTCTGCCTCCAGCGAGGGCTCGTCCGGCCTGCTGAGTGCCATCCCTGCTGCCGTCAGCACCCTGCAGAGGGTCCCAGG GGGCTCCTCAGGTGTGCGGAACGGCTTGCTGGTGGTGAACATGCTGATGGACGGCCACCGGGGCCTGGCGGAGCAGCTGGCGAGCTGCGATCTCCCcagggtgctgcagagctgctggcgGGACGGGCAGAGCGCCGGCTGCCCTCACGCGATGCTGGCCCTCGGCGCCATCAACCGCCTCGCGGAGCACCGGCTGCCCCCGGGCCCGGAGACGGCAG GCAGAGAGGCCCCGCTGGACCTGAGGGGCGTGCGGACGCTGCTGGGCGGCCTGGGGGACGGCGTCTTGTCcaaggaggtggtggtggcacTGGAGCGGCAGCTCTGCGGCGAAGGCCCCGTCCCCTCCGGCGAGGCGGCCCGGCTGCTGCGGGACCCCAGATGCTTCAGGCTGCTGCTGCGCAGCTTCGAGCTGCTGGGGGCGGAGAAGGGCGTGAGCCTGAGCATCCTCAG GATCCTGAACAAGTTCCTGGACGGTTACCAGGAGGACGTGCTGCCCTGGCACGAGTGTGTGGAGCCCTGTTTGTCCTCCCTGAGCGCCCACAGCAGCGACCGGGAG GTGGTGCAGGAGGTGGTCGGCTTCCTGCACCGGCTGGCCACCGCCAGCAAGGACTGCGCGGTGGTGATGTGCCGCGTGGGCACCCGCGAGGCTCTGTCCAAAGCCCTGGACAAGCACGGCACGGCTCCGGCGCTGGCGCCAGCCCTGCTCGACCTGGTGATCGACTGCGAGAAGTACGCCAGCCTCTACAAGAAGCTGACGACCAGCATCTTGGCCGGCTGCATCCAG CTGGTCCTGGGGCAGATTGAGGAGCACCGCCGGAGCCACCGGCCCATCGGCATCCCCTTCTTTGACGTCTTTCTGCACAACCTGTGCCGAG GCTCCAGCGTGGAGGTGAAGGAGGACAAGTGTTGGGAGAAGGTGCAGGTCTCCTCCAACCCCCACCGGGCCAGCAAGCTCACGGACAGGAACCCCAAGACCTACTGGGAGTCGAACGGCAGCACCGGCTCCCACTTCATCACCGTCCACATGCAGTGCGGCGTGGTGGTCAG GGAGATGAGCATGCTGGTGGCCAGCGAGGACTCCAGCTACATGCCGGCCCGCGTCGTGGTGCTGGGGGGAGACAGCCCAGCCACCGTCAGGACGGAGCTCAACGCG GTGACCGTCCTGCCCTCGGACAGCAGAGTGATCCTGCTGGAGAACATGACCCGCTTCTGGCCCGTCATCCAGATCCGGGTGAAGCGGTGCCAGCAG GAGCAGCTGTGCCGGCGGACGTTCCTCTCCTGCACTGCTCGGGCTCACGCCTGGTGCCAGGAGATCTGCCGTGACCGGGGGCGACTGCTGCAGCTCTTCGGCAG GCTGAACCGGGCGCTGCAGCACGAGCAGGGCTTCGCCGACCGCTTCCTTCCCGACGACGAGGCGGCCCGCGCCTTGGGCAGGACGTGCTGGGAGGCCCTGGTGAACCCCTTGGTGCAGAGCATCACCAGCCCAG ACCCGTGCGGCATCAGCCCCCTGGCCTGGCTGCTGAGCGAGTACCTGGAGAGCGTGGAGCCGCCCGGCTGCGCCGCGAGCCGCGGTGCCGTCTTTGGTTCCCGTGTGCGGCGCCTGACCCAGCTCCTGGTGCACGTGGACCCCGGCGGCGGCCTGGAGCCGGAGGAGGCGAGGACAGCCG gcgggaaggaggggaagaacaAGGAGGTGCCGGCCAGGGCTGCGAAGGTGGCGGTGGAGAAGTCGAGCAGCCTGCGGGACATCTCGCAGTGCTGGCGTGGCGTGGTGCAGCAGCAG GTGCAGCGGTTCCTGGAGGCGGCGGGGCAGGCGCCGGACCTCGTGGAGCGATACTGCGGGCTGTACCAGCGCCTGCGCGGCGCCACGGAGGAGCTCTTCGGGCAGCAGGCCGCCTTCGTGCTGGCCCTGGGCCAGGGCTTCGCGGGGGCTTTGCTGCAGCTCTCCTTCCTTACCACCCTGCAC GTGAGCGAGCAGTTCGCCCGCTACCTTGACGTGCAGATCCAGGAGCTCCACGGGGCTGCGGGCAGCGCGGGGCCGCTGCGGCGGCTGCAGCGGATCCTGGAGCCCTTCGTCGTCTTCAGCGGCCTGGAGCTCGCCCACACCTTCGAGCACTTCTACCG GCACTACCTGGGGGACCGGCTCCTGGCGCAAGGGCCGTCGTGGCTGGAAGGAGCCATCGTGGAGCAGATCGGGCTGTGCTTCCCCAGCCGCTTCCCCCAAGAGATGCTGAGCAACTTGGCCGAGTCGGAGGAGCTCCAGCAGCAGTTCtacctcttccagctgcaggagcGGGACAAgcggctgctggagctggacaCGGACCTGGACGAG GCACCGGGGACGGCCTCGGCGGCGGACGGGCCAGAGGTGAAGGTGCTAGCCCTGTCCCCGCGCTGCTGGCCCGTTTCCCCGTTCTGCTACATGGATGAACCCGGGAGGTTTTTCTCGGCGGCGCTGAGCTCCCCGCTGGACGAATTCGCCGACTTCTGCCGGCGGA GCCAGagccagctgggctgggagTGCACGAAGCCCCGGCGGTTGCAGTGGACGTGGCTGGGCCACGCCGAGCTGCGGTTTGGAGACTGCGTCCTCCACGTGTCCACGCTGCAGATGTACATCCTGCTGTGCTTCAACAGCGCCGAG GAGGTGGCCGTGGAGGCCCTGCTGCAGGCTACGGGGCTCCCCGCTGACCTGGTGCACCACGCGCTGACGCCGCTGACCCACGGCGAGGGCGTCCTGGTGCAGAGCTGCACGCCGGGAG CTCCAGGTGCGCTGCGGCTGAACCAGGCGGCCCTGGCCCGTGCCTCTGGCCGCCACCTGAGGCTGCTGCCCCGGCAGAGGTA